CTTCTTTAACGTTTGCCCCAGTTTGTTCTAAAGTAAATTTAGCACCTACTACACTCTCTTTCGCACTGGCTAAATTTGCTTTAGCTGTTAAATAGGCCGCTTTAGCTGCATCGAACTCGGATGCAGAGATTACTTTTTTATTAAACAGTTCAACATTACGTTTATAAGTTGCCTCTGCGTTTACAAAGTTTGCCTGGTTTTGTACCAATTGTTGTTGGGCAGAAGCCACACTCGCTTTTTGTGCATTAAAGCTAGCTACCGTTCTTTCATATCCCGATTGTAAAACATCAGGACGTACTTTACAAAGTAATTGACCGGCTTTAACAATATCGCCCTCTTTTACTTTTAACTCTACTACCTCTCCCGATACCTCAGAGCTTAATTTAACTTCTGTTTCTGGCTGTATTTTACCACTTGCTGTTACTGTTTCTACAACAGTTTTATCTGACGCTTTTTCTGTAGTTACTTTTTCGGTCTTATCACCACCAATAACTCCGGCCAGTTTTAATATCACTAGAAGGGCTACAATAGCAACTACGGTAATAATAATATGCTTCAGTTTCATAATTTATTGTATTTCGTTTGTTTAAAGTTGTAATATTTTAAGGTTAAAATGCTATAAAGTTGAAAGACGTAGTGTTACATGTAACTAGCTTTCAGCTTTAACCTAAAAAACAATCTGTTTGCCCAAATAATAGTCGATTACTTTAGCACGGAACAGTAAATCGTATTTCGCTAAGATAAAATCTATCTCGGCTTTATTTCTATTGGTTTGTGCTGTACTGTAATCTAAAGAGTTTACCAAACCAACAGCGTAACGCTGCTCGATTACATAAAAAGCGTCTTTTTGTGCCTGAAAAGCGTTTTGAGTAGAAGTATACCTGCTCTGTGCGGCGTTTAAGTCGGCAACAGCCTGGTTGATTACTTTTACCAAATTATTTTTTGAAATCTGCTCATCGGTTTTGCGCTGCATCCAGTTAATTTTCGCTTTCCTAACCGACGAACGTGTGGTAAAACCATTAAAGATCGGAATGGAAATACCCATGCTCACATATTGACCGAAGTTATCAGATAACTGGCTGGTAAATTTTGAAATCGGGAAGTTTGAGTTAAACTGGTAATAATAGGCTGATCCTAAACCTCCTCCTAAACTAATCTGTGGAAAAAAGCCTCCTTTTGCAACATCGATTGCTTTTTCAGCTGCTTTACTGTTCAGTTCTGCCAACTTAATATCAGGAAACGTACTTAAAGCCTGTTTATAAATATCGGTAGGTACGTAATTGCTCTGGATATTGTTCAATTCGTTAACCAATGGAGGTTGAACTTTAAACGTCATTGGTGGCTGTATTTCCATCAACTGCCCTAAAGTTAAATAAGATATAGTTAACTGGTTTTGGGCATTTGTTAAATTAAGTTCGGCAGTTGCGGCCTGTGATTTGGCCTGCGAAATATCGGCTAGAGTTTTGTTACCAACATCTAACAATGCCTGTTCCCTTTTTAAAGTAGAATTGGCAACATCTAATTGCTGTTGGGTAGCTTTAACCTGATCCTGGTTGTTTAACACCTGCAAATAAGCGGTTACTACCTGCAGAATAAGATCATTTTTTACCTTCTCTACATTGGTTTGGTTAGCAGCCAATAAAATTTTATTCTGTCTGATCTGATTTAACTTTGTTCCGCCTCCAAACAGGGAAACATTGGCACTTACATTCGGACTCAAATTATAGTTCTGCGTGTTTTCGAATAAACCGGACACCTGCTGACTCCTACCCCATTGCATAGATTGATTAATGGTTCCGTTTACGGTTGGCAACAATGCATTTTTAGATTGGCGAACATTTTCTTCACTCAAAGAAGCACTAAAAGCAGCCTGTTTAATATTCAGGTTGTTTTTTAAGGTATTTTCGACAGCCTGTTGAATGCTGATCACTTCTTGAGCCCTAATTTGCTGACTAAAACTTAATGTCACTAATAACGCAGATCCGGTAATTAACTTCTTCTTGGTAAACATCTTCATAATTTGTTTCAAATCTATATAAACAACTTTAATAATTTCAATCTGTACAGGCATTTAGTAACTTTGTAGCTAAAATGTACCTGATCAAATCACCGCTTCTGCTAAAATGGTATTATCCATCACTATTATGGAATAAATCCCGCACCGAAAAAGTTATTTATTTGACCTTTGACGATGGACCTATACCCAATGTTACAGATTTTGTATTAAAAACTTTAAAAGTCTTTAATGCTAAAGCTACATTTTTTTGCATTGGCGATAATATTGTAAAACACCCCGAAGTTTTTGAACGTGTAAAAAACGACGGACATGCTATAGGCAACCATACTTTTAATCATTTAAAAGGCTGGAAAACCGATAATGAAACCTACCTTCAAAATACACTAAAATGCCAGGAGCTTACACAAACCAATCTTTTCCGCCCCCCTTACGGAAGGATTAGAAAAAGTCAGATTAAAAGTCTGAAGTCCAAAGTCCAAAGTCCGAAGTCCGACTCAAGACTTAAGACTACAGACTCAGGACTGAAAATCATAATGTGGGATGTACTCAGCGGCGATTTCGACATTAAGCTCTCTCCCGAAAAATGTTATCAAAACGTGATTAAACATACCGAAAATGGCTCTATAATTGTATTTCACGATAGTTTAAAAGCATTTGATCGTTTAGCATACGCACTTCCTAAGGTTTTAGCCTATTTTACCGAAAGGGGTTTCACTTTCGCTACACTTTAGCCATTGTTATGCCAGAACAGCCTGTGCTTACTTTAGCAAGCTAAAACAAGCTTTAAGTTAGATAACAAATTTTCAGTTGTTCAAAAACGGACAAAACTGTACGGAATCGAACGGTTAACCTAGCTATTAAGATCCTATCACTGATAACTACTTTTTAACTAACAGCAGACCGATTAACACGATTTTGTAGAGACCAGTTTTTAGTGCCTTTTCTTAACGCTATGGTTATAAATCCAGCCTTGATTTATGGAATTTTATGACCTTTAACCCCTCTCTTTTTTTATTGTTTAGAATAATTCCAAATTACTTAATTGCCTGCCTAAATTAAATTTAAGGGTTGTTTTTTGCTATTTTTGTTTTAACCAAAAAACTGGGCCCTATTGGCTCAGTAAACGCAAATTAATATACAAAAACTTATTCTTTTTTGTAAAAAGCGGGTGTACATTTTGTTGCACAATCTTATAACAAAAAGAATAAAATAGCTAAGATGAGTATTTATAACGATTATATCCAGGAGATTGAAGACAGAAAAGCTCAAGGTCTTCATCCCAAACCTATTGATGGAGCAGAATTACTGAGTGAAATCATCGATCAAATCAAAAATGTAAATAATTTTAACAGGGCAGATGCTGTTAATTTTTTCATATACAACACCTTGCCGGGTACTACCGGAGCTGCAGGTGTAAAGGCAGAGTTTTTAAAAGAAATTATTTTAGGCGGAACTATCGTTGCAGAAATCACACCTGATTTTGCTTTCGAACTATTATCGCACATGAAGGGTGGTCCTTCTATCAAAGTTTTGTTAGATATCGCTTTGGCAGATAATGGCGATAAAGCTAAAAAAGCAGCAGACGTTCTTAAAACACAGGTTTACTTGTATGATGCCGATACCGATCGTTTGAAAGATGCTTACAACAATGGCAATGCTATTGCTAAAGAAATATTAGAAAGCTACGCCAAGGCCGAATTCTTTACCAAACTTCCTGAAGTAGCAGAAGAAATTAAAGTAGTAACTTTTATTGCTGGTATTGGTGATATTTCTACTGACTTATTATCTCCAGGAAACCAGGCTCACTCCCGTTCGGATCGCGAATTGCATGGTAAATGTATGATTACGCCAGAGGCACAGGAGGAAATCAAAGCGTTGCAAGCACAACATCCTGATAAAAGTGTAATGTTAGTGGCTGAAAAAGGCACCATGGGTGTAGGTTCTTCACGCATGTCGGGCGTTAACAATGTGGCCCTTTGGACAGGTAAACAATCGAGTCCGTATGTTCCGTTTGTAAATATTGCACCAATTGTTGGTGGTACCAATGGGATTTCGCCAATTTTTTTAACCACAGTTGATGTAACAGGTGGTATTGGTATCGACCTTAAAAACTGGGTAAAGAAAACTGACGAGAACGGTAATGTTGTGCGCAATGAAAACGACGAGCCAATTTTAGAGCAGGTATTTTCTGTTGAAACCGGAACCGTGCTTACGATCAATACCAGAACTAAAAAATTATATAACGGAAATCAGGAGCTGATTGATATTGCGAAAGCATTAACTCCTCAAAAAATGGAATTTATCAAAGCGGGTGGTTCATACGCCATTGTTTTTGGTAAAAAAATCCAAACATTTGCAGCCAAAACGTTAGGTATTGAAGCTCCTGTAGTATTTGCACCAGCTAAAGAAGTATCTGTTGAAGGCCAGGGTTTAACTGCTGTAGAAAAAATATTTAACAGAAATGCAGTAGGTTTAACGCCAGGTAAGGTGCTTCATGCAGGTTCTGATGTGCGCGTAGAAGTAAACATTGTAGGTTCGCAAGATACCACCGGTTTAATGACCGCTCAGGAGTTAGAGGCAATGGCTGCTACAGTTATTTCTCCGATTGTTGATGGCGCTTACCAGTCAGGCTGCCACACGGCATCTGTTTGGGATAAAAAAGCACAGGCAAACATCCCTAAACTAATGAAGTTTATGAATGATTTCGGTGTGATTACTGCCCGCGACCCTAAAGGCGAATACCATTCAATGACCGATGTTATCCACAAGGTATTGAATGACATTACTATTGATGAGTGGGCAATTATCATAGGTGGTGACTCGCACACACGCATGTCAAAAGGAGTAGCTTTCGGTGCCGATTCTGGTACCGTAGCATTAGCATTGGCAACCGGTGAGGCTTCTATGCCAATTCCCGAGTCAGTAAAAGTTACTTTCAAAGGTGAAATGAAACAACACATGGATTTCCGTGATGTGGTTCATGCTACGCAATTGCAAATGCTGCAACAATTTGATGGTGAAAACGTATTCCAAGGCCGTATTATCGAGGTGCATATCGGCACTTTATTAGCCGACCAGGCCTTTACTTTTACCGACTGGACTGCTGAGATGAAAGCAAAAGCATCGATCTGTATTTCGCAGGACGATACTTTAATTCAATCGCTAGAAATTGCTAAAAACCGTATTCAAATCATGATAGACAAGGGTATGGACAACCATAACCAGGTTTTACAAGGTTTGATCAACAAAGCAAACAAACGCATTGAAGAAATTAAAACTGGTATTAAGCCAGCTTTAATGCCTGATGACAATGCCAAATACTATGCAGAAGTAGTAATTGATCTTGATCTTATTCAAGAACCAATGATTGCCGATCCGGATGTGAACAATGCCGATGTTTCTAAACGTTATACGCATGATACTATCAGAGACTTAACCTTCTATGGTGGCGATAAAAAAGTAGACCTTGGTTTCGTAGGTTCTTGTATGGTGCATAAAGACGATTTAAAAATCGTTTCTCAATTATTGAAAAACGTAGAGAGCCAAACCGGTAAAGTAGAATTTAAAGCACCATTGGTAGTTGCAGCCCCAACTTACAATATTATTGATGAGTTGAAAGCAGAAGGCGACTGGGAGTATTTACAAAAATACTCCGGATTTGAGTTTAGCGACGCACTACCTAAAAGCACAGCACGTACTGAGTACGAAAACATCATGTACTTAGAACGTCCTGGTTGTAACCTGTGCATGGGTAACCAAGAGAAAGCGGCTAAAGGAGATACTGTAATGGCTACATCAACACGTTTATTCCAGGGCCGTGTAGTGGAAGATAGAGATGGTAAAAAAGGGGAGTCTTTATTGGCATCTACACCAGTAGTGGTTCTTTCTGCTATCTTAGGTCGTATACCGAGCATTGAGGAATACAAAGTAGCAGTAGAAGGCATCAACTTAACCAAGTTTACACCTATTTCTACAAAACAATAAGAAACAAATAAACATATTTTTTGTTAATAAGGCAGGAGGCTATCCGATAATCGGGTAGCCTTTTTATTTACATTAACAATTGAATAGAATGGTTTTAAATAACATAATTTGACAAATCTTAAAAATAAGTCTATTAAAAATTGTTTAATTTAGTTAGCATTGTTATTGACAATAATTTAAAAAAAATAAAGTATGGCTTTTGATATAGACATGATTAAAAAGGTTTATGCAAACTTTAGCAGCCGCGTTGAAGCTGCACGCAAAATAGTTGGCAGGCCTTTAACATTATCTGAGAAAATATTGTATGCACACCTTTGGGATGGAGATCCTAAAACGGCGTTTAAACGTGGCTCTGACTATGTAGACTTTGCACCAGATCGTGTTGCGATGCAAGACGCAACGGCTCAGATGGCCTTATTGCAGTTTATGCAAGCTGGCCGTCCAAAAGTAGCTGTGCCTTCTACTGTGCATTGCGATCACTTAATTACAGCTAAAGAAGGTGCTGCAATCGATTTACCTCATGCTAAAACAGAAAGTGCCGAAGTTTTTGATTTCTTATCATCTGTTTCGAACAAATATGGTATCGGTTTTTGGAAACCAGGTGCTGGTATTATTCACCAGGTGGTTTTAGAGAATTATGCTTTCCCGGGTGGAATGATGATCGGAACGGACTCGCATACCGTAAATGCAGGTGGTTTGGGAATGGTTGCTATTGGGGTTGGTGGTGCTGATGCCTGCGATGTAATGGCTGGTTTACCCTGGGAGCTTAAATTCCCTAAGTTAATCGGCGTTAAATTAACAGGTAAATTAAACGGCTGGACTGCTGCTAAGGATGTAATTCTTAAAGTTGCAGGTATCCTTACTGTAAAAGGTGGTACCGGTGCAATTGTAGAATATTTTGGTGATGGTGCTGTTAACTTAAGCTGTACGGGTAAAGGTACCATTTGCAATATGGGTGCCGAAATTGGTGCAACTACATCTACTTTCGGTTACGATGAAAGTATGGAACGTTATTTACGTGCTACCGGTAGAAATGAAGTTGCCGATGAAGCAAACAAAATTGCAGCATATTTAACTGGTGATGATGAAGTTTATGCTGATCCGGAAAACTATTTCGATCAGGTTATTGAGATCGATTTAGATACTTTAGAACCATATTTAAACGGTCCATTTACACCAGATTTAGCTACTCCTGTTTCTCAGATGAAAGTTGAGGCGGAGAAAAATGGATGGCCTTTAAAAGTAGAATGGGGCTTAATTGGTTCTTGTACCAACTCTTCTTACGAGGATTTATCAAGAGCAGCTTCTATTGCCAACCAGGCTATTGCAAAAGGTTTAGTAACCAAATCGGCTTTCGGTATCAACCCAGGGTCTGAGCAGGTGCGCTATACTGCAGACCGCGATGGTTTCTTAAAAACTTTCGAAGATTTAGATGCAACCATTTTTACAAATGCTTGCGGGCCATGTATTGGTATGTGGGATCGTACTGGTGCAGAAAAAGCAGAAAAAAACACTATCGTACACTCGTTTAATAGAAATTTTGCTAAACGTGCAGATGGCAATCCCAATACTTTTGCATTCGTAGCGTCGCCAGAAATGGTTGCTGCAATTGCCATTTCTGGTAATTTAGGTTTTAATCCATTAACCGATACATTAACAAACGATAAGGGAGAACAGGTTAAATTAGACCCGCCTACTGGTTTTGAATTACCAACAAAAGGTTTCGCTGTAGACGATGCGGGTTATCAGGCACCGGCTGTTGATGGCTCATCCGTTCAGGTTTTAGTTTCTCCAACTTCGCACCGTTTACAATTACTAGATCCATTTACCCCTTGGGAAGGTACCGACTTAAAAGGTTTAAAACTTTTAATCAAAGCCAAAGGTAAATGTACAACCGATCATATTTCTATGGCCGGTCCATGGTTAAAGTTCCGTGGCCACTTAGATAACATTTCTAACAACATGCTTATTGGTGCGGTTAACTACTTTAACGATAAAACAGATAACGTTAAAAATGAATTAACCGGCGAATACGGACCTGTTCCTGCAACTCAACGCGATTATAAAGCGGCTGGCTTAGGATCTATTGTTGTTGGCGACGAAAACTATGGTGAAGGTTCATCACGTGAACACGCTGCTATGGAGCCCCGCCATTTAGGTGTACGTGCTGTATTGGTAAAATCTTTTGCCCGTATACACGAAACCAACCTTAAAAAACAAGGTATGCTGGCCTTAACTTTCACGGATAAAGATGATTACGATAAAATTTTGGAAGATGACACTATCGATATCTTAGGCTTAACAGAATTTGCTCCAGATAAACCATTAACTTTAGTATTACACCATGCTAATGGCTCACAAGAATCATTTCCTGTTAATCATAGTTATAATGCACAACAAATAGACTGGTTTAAAGCTGGTGGTGCACTAAATATTATTCGGGCTGAGGCAGCAGCCAAGGCAGCTCTTTAAATAGTCATGAGTCTCTAGTCCTAAGTCTAGAGTTTAAAATATCAATCCCGTTTTGTTAAATCAGAACGGGATTTTTTTTATAGCAAAAAACCGTCATTGCAATGACAATTCCTCAAGGGGGATCCATACTATAATTTAAGATCAACCACTTCATTCTTTTGGAAAGCAATTGCAGTAGTGCTTAGGAAGAGGCTAGTCCCGCTAATGCTGCTGCTGGTTGAAAAAACCAGCATTCGCGTATATCGGGTTTAGATGGCAGAGACACGAACACTATAAGGGAAGATTTCGCCTTACTTGTAGTAAAAGAACCTTCTAGCCCCGGGCGCAGCGGCATCCCTAGAGCGTAGCGAAAGGATACAGCGAAGCACGGGAACGAGCCTTAATAGTTGCCCCTGTCACTGCGCTTCAAAATGAAACAATGAATAATTGTCCTATTTTCTTGGAAAGCAGCTGCAATAGTTCTTAGGTTTGGGTTAGCCCCGCTAATGCTGCTGCTGGTTGAAAAAACCAGCATTCGCGTATATCGGGTTTAGATGGCAGAGACAGGAACACTATGAGGGAAGATTTCGCCTTACTTGTAGTAAAAGAACCTTCTAGCCCCGGGCGCAGCGGCATCCCTGGAGCGTAGCGAAAGGATACAGCGAAGCACGGGAACGAGCCTTAATAGTTGCCCCTGTCACTGCGCTTCAAAATGAAACAATGAATAATTGTCCTATTTTCTTGGAAAGCAATTGCAATAGTTCTTAGGTTTGGGCTAGCCCCGCTAATGCTGCTGCTGGTTGAAAAAACCAGCATTCGCGTATATCGGGTTTAGATGGCAGAGACAGAGGTGCTTTTCACACAAAGATTCCCTGGATGCCATGAGGGGAAGTTTGCCTTCCTTGCAGGAAATGAGCTTTCTAGCCCCGGGCGCAGCGGCATCCCTGAAGCGCAGCGTAAGGATACAGCGAAGCACGGGAACAAATTTTAATAGCTGCCTCTGGCCCTGCGCTTCAAAATGAAACAATGAATAATTGTCCTATTTTCTTGGAAAGCAATTGCAATAGTTCTTAGGTTTGGATTAGCCCACTAATGCCGCTGCTGATTAGAAAAAACAGCACTTGCGTATATCGGGTTTAGAGCAATAAGTCTGTTCAAAAATTATTCAAACTCATAACCACAATCATAACAATGATGACACTTATTGGCCTTAATTGGAGTACTTAGTGTTAAAAAGGCAAGCATAGTTGCCCAAATACTATATTTTTTATCAGTAGCCATTCCATAACCTACATTTGTAGATCCACATTGTGCACAAACCGTTTTATCATCTCCTGATTCTTCTTCGTCGATAATTTCCTCTGATGGATCAAAGTTCAAACTATTGTCTTCAACCAATAAAGCATTAATGGCTTCTACATCTCTTTCAAAAACAATGAGTTTTACACCTCCAATGGCCTGATTGTAAAGCGGGTTTAAGGTTGCAACATTTTCATCCGCCAGGAAACAGGCAAACCCACTATCTTCCAATTTAGCTTTAATAATATTGGCCTCCATCGGATTGTAATAGGTGCTGTAAACTACTGTTCTATCATTCATCAACCAAACTTAAGAATTTGTTTAGTATTGAAAGAGAAAACAGCGGTATATCAACTAACTTTTCAGGAAGTTTTGCCACCAATAGCCCGAATCTTTAATGGTACGTTCCTGGGTTTTGAAATCGTTATAAATCAGTCCAAACCTTGCCGTAAAACCCTCTGCCCATTCAAAATTATCCATTAATGTCCAAACCATGTAGCCTGTTATATTTATGCCTTCCTTTTTGAGTTTTAGCAGTGCATTTAAATAAAGCTTAAAATATTCAATACGTTCAGGGTCTTCTACTTTGCCATTGATCAGTTTATCATGATAGGCAGCGCCATTCTCTGTGATCAGGATATTTTTGATATTTGGATAAGTGGCAAACTGTTTAACAATATTATAAAAACTATCTGCGTTTACCTCCCAGCCCATTGCAGTATGTGGCTTTTTTCTGCTTTTGGCTTTAACTTCCCAGGCCTGGACCACGGGAATAAAAGCATTGTATTTCACCGTCAACGGAAAATAATTTTGAAGACCGATAAAATCAAAGTCGAATTTCATTCTTTCTTGCAATCGCCAGGCACCATACTC
The nucleotide sequence above comes from Pedobacter riviphilus. Encoded proteins:
- a CDS encoding TolC family protein translates to MPVQIEIIKVVYIDLKQIMKMFTKKKLITGSALLVTLSFSQQIRAQEVISIQQAVENTLKNNLNIKQAAFSASLSEENVRQSKNALLPTVNGTINQSMQWGRSQQVSGLFENTQNYNLSPNVSANVSLFGGGTKLNQIRQNKILLAANQTNVEKVKNDLILQVVTAYLQVLNNQDQVKATQQQLDVANSTLKREQALLDVGNKTLADISQAKSQAATAELNLTNAQNQLTISYLTLGQLMEIQPPMTFKVQPPLVNELNNIQSNYVPTDIYKQALSTFPDIKLAELNSKAAEKAIDVAKGGFFPQISLGGGLGSAYYYQFNSNFPISKFTSQLSDNFGQYVSMGISIPIFNGFTTRSSVRKAKINWMQRKTDEQISKNNLVKVINQAVADLNAAQSRYTSTQNAFQAQKDAFYVIEQRYAVGLVNSLDYSTAQTNRNKAEIDFILAKYDLLFRAKVIDYYLGKQIVF
- a CDS encoding polysaccharide deacetylase family protein, which translates into the protein MYLIKSPLLLKWYYPSLLWNKSRTEKVIYLTFDDGPIPNVTDFVLKTLKVFNAKATFFCIGDNIVKHPEVFERVKNDGHAIGNHTFNHLKGWKTDNETYLQNTLKCQELTQTNLFRPPYGRIRKSQIKSLKSKVQSPKSDSRLKTTDSGLKIIMWDVLSGDFDIKLSPEKCYQNVIKHTENGSIIVFHDSLKAFDRLAYALPKVLAYFTERGFTFATL
- a CDS encoding bifunctional aconitate hydratase 2/2-methylisocitrate dehydratase, whose amino-acid sequence is MSIYNDYIQEIEDRKAQGLHPKPIDGAELLSEIIDQIKNVNNFNRADAVNFFIYNTLPGTTGAAGVKAEFLKEIILGGTIVAEITPDFAFELLSHMKGGPSIKVLLDIALADNGDKAKKAADVLKTQVYLYDADTDRLKDAYNNGNAIAKEILESYAKAEFFTKLPEVAEEIKVVTFIAGIGDISTDLLSPGNQAHSRSDRELHGKCMITPEAQEEIKALQAQHPDKSVMLVAEKGTMGVGSSRMSGVNNVALWTGKQSSPYVPFVNIAPIVGGTNGISPIFLTTVDVTGGIGIDLKNWVKKTDENGNVVRNENDEPILEQVFSVETGTVLTINTRTKKLYNGNQELIDIAKALTPQKMEFIKAGGSYAIVFGKKIQTFAAKTLGIEAPVVFAPAKEVSVEGQGLTAVEKIFNRNAVGLTPGKVLHAGSDVRVEVNIVGSQDTTGLMTAQELEAMAATVISPIVDGAYQSGCHTASVWDKKAQANIPKLMKFMNDFGVITARDPKGEYHSMTDVIHKVLNDITIDEWAIIIGGDSHTRMSKGVAFGADSGTVALALATGEASMPIPESVKVTFKGEMKQHMDFRDVVHATQLQMLQQFDGENVFQGRIIEVHIGTLLADQAFTFTDWTAEMKAKASICISQDDTLIQSLEIAKNRIQIMIDKGMDNHNQVLQGLINKANKRIEEIKTGIKPALMPDDNAKYYAEVVIDLDLIQEPMIADPDVNNADVSKRYTHDTIRDLTFYGGDKKVDLGFVGSCMVHKDDLKIVSQLLKNVESQTGKVEFKAPLVVAAPTYNIIDELKAEGDWEYLQKYSGFEFSDALPKSTARTEYENIMYLERPGCNLCMGNQEKAAKGDTVMATSTRLFQGRVVEDRDGKKGESLLASTPVVVLSAILGRIPSIEEYKVAVEGINLTKFTPISTKQ
- a CDS encoding aconitate hydratase; this encodes MAFDIDMIKKVYANFSSRVEAARKIVGRPLTLSEKILYAHLWDGDPKTAFKRGSDYVDFAPDRVAMQDATAQMALLQFMQAGRPKVAVPSTVHCDHLITAKEGAAIDLPHAKTESAEVFDFLSSVSNKYGIGFWKPGAGIIHQVVLENYAFPGGMMIGTDSHTVNAGGLGMVAIGVGGADACDVMAGLPWELKFPKLIGVKLTGKLNGWTAAKDVILKVAGILTVKGGTGAIVEYFGDGAVNLSCTGKGTICNMGAEIGATTSTFGYDESMERYLRATGRNEVADEANKIAAYLTGDDEVYADPENYFDQVIEIDLDTLEPYLNGPFTPDLATPVSQMKVEAEKNGWPLKVEWGLIGSCTNSSYEDLSRAASIANQAIAKGLVTKSAFGINPGSEQVRYTADRDGFLKTFEDLDATIFTNACGPCIGMWDRTGAEKAEKNTIVHSFNRNFAKRADGNPNTFAFVASPEMVAAIAISGNLGFNPLTDTLTNDKGEQVKLDPPTGFELPTKGFAVDDAGYQAPAVDGSSVQVLVSPTSHRLQLLDPFTPWEGTDLKGLKLLIKAKGKCTTDHISMAGPWLKFRGHLDNISNNMLIGAVNYFNDKTDNVKNELTGEYGPVPATQRDYKAAGLGSIVVGDENYGEGSSREHAAMEPRHLGVRAVLVKSFARIHETNLKKQGMLALTFTDKDDYDKILEDDTIDILGLTEFAPDKPLTLVLHHANGSQESFPVNHSYNAQQIDWFKAGGALNIIRAEAAAKAAL
- a CDS encoding putative signal transducing protein; amino-acid sequence: MNDRTVVYSTYYNPMEANIIKAKLEDSGFACFLADENVATLNPLYNQAIGGVKLIVFERDVEAINALLVEDNSLNFDPSEEIIDEEESGDDKTVCAQCGSTNVGYGMATDKKYSIWATMLAFLTLSTPIKANKCHHCYDCGYEFE